The Candidatus Krumholzibacteriota bacterium DNA window CGTCGTTCGATTTCTACGCGAACGATAATTGTGACACTCTTTTCTTTGCTCCCTATTCCCTGCTTTCGGCGAATACAACTTACGGGATCGGGATCGAAGCGGATGTAGAGGATCTTGCCGCCAATCCGATGGGCGCCGCATATGATCTCTCTTTCACGACCAATTCCGATGTCGATAATACTCATCCCCAGGTCTTGTCGGTCTATCCGGCCAATGGCGCTACCGGTGTAAGTTCAGGTGAAGTGATCGTTATCACCTTCACTGAACCGATTATTCAGTTCGACGACTGGGATACCCCGGCGCACATCATAATCACCCCGATGCCTGAAGATGGATACTTCGAATTCCAGGGAAATTCAGTCTTTATCTATCATTCGCCATTCCCCTCCGAGACCCTGATCAGTGTCGAGATCACTTCCCTTGTCGAGGACCTGTCGGGAAATAATCTATCGCTGCCGTATTACTATTCATTTACGACAATCGCCGATAATGTCAGGCCATATCTGGCCAGCGCCTCTCCCTCGAATCACGCGACGGGGGTGTCGACCGAACTGGAGACGATGAGTTTTACATTCAGCGAACCGATGTATCCTGAATTCGATATGCCTGACGAGAACGTCGACGCGAGGATAATGCAACTCTTTGCCGGAAACCCCGAATGGAACGAAGATTATTCCTCGCTGGAAATATCGCTTGCCAACGATCTTCTTCCCGGGTGCACCTACTGGGTCTATTTCGAGGATGTCACCGATATGGCGGAAAATCTTATTACACCAAATCCGACATATTATTACTTCTCCACGGCCGGGGAGACTTCGTACTATCCGGTCGGAGATATGTACACATGGTATTTCATCAGTGAATATGCCGAACCGGCCAAGGTCGCCCAGGCAGAGCCCGATTACGAAATGTACAGGAGAATAGAAAACTATAACCCGTCGACGGGATATTTCGATGATGTCTTCAAAAGATGGGATGGAACGATTGAAGACAAGTCGTTCCTCCGGCTCGATGGAAATACAGTCTATCATGTCGGTCGCGAGGAATATGATGACGGGGTCTCGGTAATGACGATGATTTGGGATGATCCGATGCCTTACATCAAGCTCCCGGTCCCCGATCATGCCGGTGAATCATGGTCCGTATCGGCGACGCTCACGGTCGAATCAGAATTGGTGATGTCGATCTCCGGTACATGCGAGATCGAATCGGGGACAACGACTGTAGAAGCCCCCGGTATGACGGGAGTATTCCGTCAATGTTACGTGCACCATCTGTATGTGACCGTGCAGAACTATGACGAAGGAGAGCCGAGCGGCACGAGCGACGTTCATCAGATCACCTATCTGTGCGAAGGAGTCGGCCCGGTCATGTATACCGATTTCAGCAGCGATCCCCCTTATGAACAGTATGATTCATCGATCATAAACTGGTACTTTGGATCTCACGAGTAGGGCAATGACCGATCTTTACAATTCAGCCGGCGGATGGGAAAAGGTCCCGTCTGCCGGCTGTGTCTATGATTCGTTCAATAAAACCAGCTTAACCAGAGATTAATATAAATAGGAAAGGGTATCTCTCTTGACTTTTAGAGAGCCTCTATTTATGTTGCCAACGAAAAGAGGTTCTCAACACGACAGGAGGAATATTAATGGCTGATAAGTCGTTTAATGCCTTTGAAATGGCGCAATCGCAGTTTGACAATGTGGCCAATATTCTGGATCTCGATGAAGGTACAAGGGATCTGCTTCGTTTTAACCAGAGAGAGTACCATGTGAGCATCCCCGTTCGCATGGATGATGGAAGCTTTAAAGTATTCAGGGGTTTCAGAGTTCAGCACAATGATTCCAGAGGTCCGGCAAAGGGTGGAATACGTTTTCATCCGATGGAAACAATAGATACTGTGAGAGCCCTTGCCATGTGGATGACATGGAAGTGTGCCGTAGTGGATATTCCTCTGGGAGGAGCCAAGGGTGGAGTGATATGTGATCCGCATAATCTCAGCGCCCGGGAACAGGAAGGCATATGCCGAGGGTGGATCCGTCAGCTCTCGAGGGATGTGGGACCTCTAAACGATGTTCCAGCGCCGGATGTAATGACATCACCACAGCATATGTTATGGATGCTTGATGAATTTGAAACCATCAGGGGGGCTAAATACCCGGGATTTATTACTGGAAAACCTGTGGGGATGGGAGGCTCGCTTGGCAGGACAGAGGCGACCGGGTATGGAGTAGTATTCAATATTCGTGAGGCTCTCAAGGAGTTGAACATCTCCCCCGCTGATACGACAGCGAGCGTTCAGGGTTTCGGTAATGTCGCCCAGTACGCTGTCGAGCTTTACACAGAGATATGGGGAAAAGTCATCTGCATATCCTGCTGGGACCAGAAAGACCAGGTCTCTTACAGTTTTAAAAAAGCTGATGGGATCGATCTGAAGGAACTAAAAAATATTACGGACAGATTCGGTGGAGTTGACAAGAAGAAAGCCGAAAGTCTGGGATATGAGATTCTTCCTGGTGGCGCCTGGATCGAGCAGGAAGTCGATATTCTGATTCCGGCAGCTCTCGAAAACCAGATTACGATGGAGAATGTCGGTAAAATCAGTGATAAGGTGAAGATTATTGCCGAGGGCGCGAATGGACCGACGACACCTGGAGCAGATAAAGAGATTGCCAAGCGCGGCATTTTCATGATTCCTGATCTTCTGGCGAATGCCGGTGGCGTAACCTGCAGTTATTTTGAACAGGTCCAATGCAACATGAACTATTTCTGGGAGAAAGACGAAGTTCTTGGTAAGCTTGACACGAAAATAACAAACGCATTCAACGCCGTCAATGAAATGGCAAAATCCCGAAAGCTGTATATGCGCGACGCGGCTTATGTCATAGCCGTGGGACGCGTGGTTGAAGCGTGCAGGGAACGTGGCTGGATCTGATGGTAGAAAGAGATTAAAACCGGCATTCAACAGGAAATTTGATTCAGGACTGAAACGAAATCAGGCTTATCGTTTTGCCAGGGTTTGCCGTTGGTGATTCGATGGGATATTTATACTGGATATAGAGACTCACGAACGTGGGCCGGTGGGTATTTAATTACGATTTTCCTCCCGGGTTGACGGGAAACCCCGGTATACGCTGAGAGTATCTTCCTGCGAGAGGTGTTCGCTGATGGCCAGGAAAAGATACAGTCCTCACAAAGGTTCACTTGTTCCGTTCGACCGCACTTTATTTTCAAACAAACATAAATTTACATATATCGGAAAGGGGGAAATCGGTGGCAAGGCCCACGGATTGGCCGAGTTCAAAGGTATTATTGAATCGGGGGTCTTCGACAGGTTTTCTCCGGATATTTCTGTAACGATACCCGCGTTAACGGTTATTACTACCGAATATTTCGATCAGTTCATCAGGCAGAATGACCTCAAAGAGATAGCGTTTTCAAGCGCGAGAGATGATTTGATCGCCAATACCTTTCTGCAGGCCAGGCTTCCGGTTCAGCTGCTTGGAGATCTGAGGTCGCTGGTTCAGCAGGTCCATACGCCTCTGGCGGTGCGTTCTTCGAGTATGTTGGAGGATGCCATGTTTGAACCGTTCGCAAGCGTGTACGGGACAAAAATGATACCGAATAATCAGCCGGGCGTGGACTCAAGATTCCATAAACTTGTCGAAGCGATAAAATATGTCTATGCTTCGACCTTTTTCAAAGCCGCGGCAAATTACATGAAAGCTACTCATCACACCCTTCATGACGAGAAAATGGCTGTCATCATCCAGGAAGTCATTGGGACAAGGTTTGGGGAGCGATTCTATCCACATATATCAGGCGTAGTGCGTTCATACAATTTTTATCCATACGGAAACGCCGAGCCGGAAGAAGGTGTGGTGGATCTGGCCCTGGGAATGGGGAGAACTATAGTAGATGAAGGAACAGCCTGGTCGTATTCGCCAGCTTATCCTAAAACCGGCCCGCCGTTTAATTCTGTAAACGATATGATGAAAAGTTCCCAGACAAAATTCTGGGCTGTGAACATGCAGGCTCCGGGCAGGTACAATCCGGTGGATGAAGTCGAATATATGGAAAAATACGACCTTACCGCAGCGGAATATGATGGTTCCTTAAGTTACATAGCTTCAACACTGGATTTACAGGATGGAAGAATTACATCCGGCACTGGTATCACGGGCCCAAGAATCCTCGATTTCGCGCCGATTCTCAAATCAAAAATGATACCACTGAACGAGCTTCTGGAAACGCTTCTCAAGATAAGCGAAGATCGGCTCGGTATGAGAGTCGAGATCGAATTCGCTTTGCGACTGGACAGGATGGACTGTTCTCCTGCCGATTTTGGTTTTCTTCAGATCAGGCCGATGGTTGTATCCGACACTGAGGTTGAATTGAACCAGAGTGAACTGATCGGAGATGGGGTTCTCGTCTCGTCAGAGACAGTACTTGGAAACGGGATCCTGGATACTATAAGAGATATCGTTTACATAGACCCCGATCGGTTCGATGTAAGCAACTCGAGGGAAATCGCCGGGCAACTGGATAAATTCAACGAAATTCTTGTTGATTCAAAAAAACCCTATCTTCTCATAGGCTTCGGCAGGTTGGGAACATCGGATCCTTCATGTGGAGTGCCAGTTACGTTCGATCAGATATCCGGGGCAAAAGCGATAATCGAATCCTCACTTCCAGATCTGGCTTTCAATCTAAGCCAGGGATCGCATTTCTTTCATAATGTTACAAGTTTCAGGATTTTTTATTTTTCTGTAAATCACTGGAGCGAGTATGGTATTGACTGGGACTGGTTGAAGAAACAGAAAGTGATCAGAGAGACGGAGTTCCTGAAACATGTTGAGCTTCCTTCTGCTTTACTGGTCAAGGTGGACGGACGGAAGGGCAGGGGAGTCATATTTTATGAGCGAAAAAAATAATATTACAGACGATCTGATCAAATCTTTCCTTGAAAGGGAAAAGGAACTGAAATGTCTTTACAGGATCGAGGAGATCCTCAAACAGTCTGATAAAGATCAGGATCAGATTTACAGCAGGATCCTCGACGCCGTTCCGCCGGGGTTACAGTATCCGGATATTTGTAAAGCCAAAATAACGCTCGGAACGAAGATATTCGAACCTTACAGGTTTGTGGAGACGGAGTGGGTTTTAAAAGCTGATATTCTGGTCCAGGAAAAGAAGGCTGGAGAAATCAGTGTCTATTATTCAAGGGAAATGCCTCCGGAAGATGAGGGTCCTTTTCTTAAACATGAGAAAAGGTTGCTTGAAGCGATAGCGGACCGGCTCGGCAGTTCGATTCTTCACCAAAACCTCAAGGATGCGGAAGAAGAGTCCGGAACCGATCATGGAGATGAATCCCACGAATGGAACGTCGTACTCAACCTCCTGCGCCATACTGACAGAAACTTGTTTATAAGCCTTTCGGAGAGGATGCTGAATCATCTCAGCTGGACCGGATTATCAGAAATAGAGGATATCCCTCTGATATCAAAGAAAAACAGATTGGATGGGGCCGCTGATCTGGACAGGGAAAGCAACAAACCTCACATGAGAGAGAGATCTGAACTTTCAGACGCCAATTGCGAACAGATATTCAAGGTTGCAGCCAAACACTATACTGATGAGAAGATCCTCGATTATCTGCAGAAATGGATAGCGGATGATAAATTGAAATACCTGGTGCACGTAGCTAACCGCAACCTTACTCTTGCCGAGATCATTTCGGCAGTAAGGAGATATAGGGATATCGCGCATGAGGGTATCGATCTATCTCCCGTCGCGAGAAAAGGTGTTATCGTATCTTTGATAAGAAGGTTTTTTTCAAGCCAGCTGAACTACATTCGATTGGCCAAGAATTACGTCAGAAACAATGACTTCTTTGATATCATCGACAGAATAGTTTTTACAAGGGACAGTCACGGCAGGCTGGGAGGAAAAAACGCCGGCCTATTCCTGGCGGAAGCTATAATAAAGAAATCCAATGATTCCAACGATCTGTTGAGAGCGGTGAAATTTCCCAGGAGCTGGCACGTCACATCCGATGTCATCCTGGGATTCCTGAAGTACAACAATATGGATGAGGTGGTCGAACAGAAATACAAGGAAATAAACCAGATTCGGCAGGAATATCCATATGTCATCCGGACCTTTAAAAACGGGCAGTTTCCGCCGGAAGTCGTTCAGGGTCTTTCGATGGTTCTCGACGAATTCGATGAAAAACCGCTTATAGTAAGAAGTTCGAGCCTTCTCGAAGACAGCCTTGGCGCGGCCTTTTCCGGCAAGTACAAGAGTCTTTTTCTGGCGAACCAGGGAAGCAAGCAGCAGAGGCTGGAAGCGCTCATGGACGCGATCGCGGAAGTCTATTCATCGGTATTCGGCCCCGACCCGATACAGTACAGGGCTGAAAGGAATCTTCTCGATTTTGCCGAAGAGATGGGAATCATTATCCAGGAGGTCGTTGGAAGGCGGATCGGCGATTATTATTTACCGGCTTTCGCCGGGGTGGCTTTCAGCAGGAACGACTTCAGGTGGTCTCCAAGAATAAAAAGGGAAGATGGATTGATGCGTCTCGTTCCCGGACTCGGAACAAGAGCCGTGGACAGGATAAGCGAGGATTATCCGATCCTTATCGCTCCCGGGCAGCCAGGGCTCAGGGTCAACGTGACGGCGGAGGAAATCGTCTATTATTCTCCGAAAAAGATAGATGTTATAAATTTAAAGACAAATTCCTTCGAAACGATCGATATAAAGGAACTGTTGAAGAAGCATGGCGCTGAACTGCCGCTCGTAAATAAAATAGTATCAAAATTTGAAGATGATCATCTGAAAAAACCTATGGCAATGAATGTCGATTTTGCCAGGGATGATCTTGCGGTTACGTTTGAAGGAATAATCAATGATTCCGACCTGATAAACCAGGTCAATGGGCTTCTAAAGCTTCTGGAAAACAAGATGGAATCATCCGTCGATATAGAGTTCGCTCATGACGGCGAAAATTTTTATCTTCTTCAATGCAGGCCCCAGAGTTTCAATGTGGACAGCGCGCCGGTGGCGATACCAAAGGATGTACGGAGTGATAGAGTAATATTCTCAGCTCATAAGTATGTTTCGAACGGCCGCGTTCCCGATCTCACTCACATCGTTTATGTGGATCCACAGAAGTATTCAGAACTTGGCAGGAGGGAAGATCTGGTCAAGGTTGGAAGAGCTGTCGGGGAACTGAACAAGCTTTTACCAAAGCGTCAATTCATTCTCATGGGTCCCGGCCGCTGGGGGAGCCGTGGAGATATCAAGCTTGGCGTCAGTGTCTCCTATTCAGATATTAACAACACGGCAGTGCTTGTGGAGATAGCCAAGAAGAAGGGCAACTATATGCCGGACCTTTCATTCGGCACGCATTTCTTCCAGGATCTGGTCGAAGGGCAGATCCGCTATCTTCCGCTCTACCCTGACAACGCGAAAAACGCTTTTAACGAAAAATTTCTGCTTGGTTCGAAAAATATACTTGGAGATATGTTGCCGAAGTATTCATCGCTTTCCGATGTAATCCGTCTTATTGATATTCCGGAAGTGACCGGCGGTCTTGTTTTCAGGGTCCTGATGAACGCTGATCTGGGCGAAGCTCTGGGTATTCTTGACGAACCGGGAAAAGAAGCAGACACGGATGACCGAGAGATCGTTAACTATGAGATTCCTACTGAAAAGTACTGGTTGTGGCGGCTTCGCATGGCTGAACAGATAGCGTCAGAGCTGGATCCGAACCGTTTCGGAGTCGCCGGTTTCTATGTCTTTGGAAGCACGAAGAACGCTACCGCGGGATTGAAGAGTGACATCGACATATTGATTCATTTCAGGGGAAATAAAAATCAGCGAGGGGATCTTACCGCATGGCTGGAAGGTTGGAGCCTGTGCCTGGATGAAATCAATTATTTGAAGACCGGTTACAGGATCGGAGGATTGCTCGACGTCCATATAATTACCGATGATGACATCCGTAACAAAACGAGCTATGCCGTCAAGATAGGGGCGATCACTGATGCTGCCAGAGAGATACCCCTCAAAGGGAAAGACTAGTCTTATACAAGTTCACGGCTGATCTCTTCGATATTTTCCAGGTCGAATCTTACAAGCGCGAGTTCCGGCCCGTCATGAGCTGCTGATACGGCGAGAGTCCTTCCGATGTGACATTTCCAGGAACCGGTGATCCTGGCTGATTCGTGAATATGGCCGTGCATCGTCAGAAAAGGTTGCTTGTTCTCGATGAACCTTTTAATGGCGATACTACCGACATTGACATCGAGTGGAGCGTGATCGACTTTGATGCCGTCCAGTGCCGCGCGGTCGAGGTCTGTCTGATAGGGTGGAGAGTGAAACAGGATAATGGCATCGTTCAGTTCAAGGTCGCCGCTCAACCTGTCCAGGTCAGCCTTTATAGTTCCGAACTTCAGGTTATCCGGTTTTTCGGGCACAGAGCGGGTTCCTTCTTCAGGAGAGATACAACCTGGATCGACATATCTTGACACGTCATATTTTTCCCAATCCTTGAGCAGAAATGGAGTCGGTGGGACAAAAGAGTATCCAAAGATCATTCTCCCTTTACAGGTCGTTATTTTCTCATGGATATAATCAATAGTGCCTTTTTCTGTCGCCTCTATCATCGTAGCTTCATCAGAACGCCCGTCATCGTTACCCAGGATCATGAAGATCTTCGGATACGATTTGCCGAGGTCATTGCGCAACTTTTCAAGCTCCTTAAGTAAGTATCCGTTAATAAAACCTTCAGGGCCGAATTCATCGCTCCAGGCATGAGGGAGTATGTCACCACCGATAAATACAACCGAAGGGTGTTCTTTTTTTATGGCATCGAACAGTTTCCCGAACCTGTCGATTTTACCGTGAAGGTCGGAGACGAAAAAACATTTTAAATTTTGATCCTCACTCATCCGTAAATCCTTGCCAGGCAGAAACAGACTGCCTGGCGCGATTGAAATCATCAGACGCGCGGGTTTCCGCAGCGCATGGTCTTGCCAAGTATATCCCGATATAATGACATTACATAATATAAAGCAATTTCAACCCGTGCAACGCACAAAACCGTATTTTGTGGACATCGATATTTGGGATATGATAACATGCGCTACCACTAAATCACTTATGCCCGTCTTCGCGTGGTGAATGCCTTTTCCCA harbors:
- a CDS encoding nucleotidyltransferase domain-containing protein; protein product: MSEKNNITDDLIKSFLEREKELKCLYRIEEILKQSDKDQDQIYSRILDAVPPGLQYPDICKAKITLGTKIFEPYRFVETEWVLKADILVQEKKAGEISVYYSREMPPEDEGPFLKHEKRLLEAIADRLGSSILHQNLKDAEEESGTDHGDESHEWNVVLNLLRHTDRNLFISLSERMLNHLSWTGLSEIEDIPLISKKNRLDGAADLDRESNKPHMRERSELSDANCEQIFKVAAKHYTDEKILDYLQKWIADDKLKYLVHVANRNLTLAEIISAVRRYRDIAHEGIDLSPVARKGVIVSLIRRFFSSQLNYIRLAKNYVRNNDFFDIIDRIVFTRDSHGRLGGKNAGLFLAEAIIKKSNDSNDLLRAVKFPRSWHVTSDVILGFLKYNNMDEVVEQKYKEINQIRQEYPYVIRTFKNGQFPPEVVQGLSMVLDEFDEKPLIVRSSSLLEDSLGAAFSGKYKSLFLANQGSKQQRLEALMDAIAEVYSSVFGPDPIQYRAERNLLDFAEEMGIIIQEVVGRRIGDYYLPAFAGVAFSRNDFRWSPRIKREDGLMRLVPGLGTRAVDRISEDYPILIAPGQPGLRVNVTAEEIVYYSPKKIDVINLKTNSFETIDIKELLKKHGAELPLVNKIVSKFEDDHLKKPMAMNVDFARDDLAVTFEGIINDSDLINQVNGLLKLLENKMESSVDIEFAHDGENFYLLQCRPQSFNVDSAPVAIPKDVRSDRVIFSAHKYVSNGRVPDLTHIVYVDPQKYSELGRREDLVKVGRAVGELNKLLPKRQFILMGPGRWGSRGDIKLGVSVSYSDINNTAVLVEIAKKKGNYMPDLSFGTHFFQDLVEGQIRYLPLYPDNAKNAFNEKFLLGSKNILGDMLPKYSSLSDVIRLIDIPEVTGGLVFRVLMNADLGEALGILDEPGKEADTDDREIVNYEIPTEKYWLWRLRMAEQIASELDPNRFGVAGFYVFGSTKNATAGLKSDIDILIHFRGNKNQRGDLTAWLEGWSLCLDEINYLKTGYRIGGLLDVHIITDDDIRNKTSYAVKIGAITDAAREIPLKGKD
- a CDS encoding Glu/Leu/Phe/Val dehydrogenase, whose translation is MADKSFNAFEMAQSQFDNVANILDLDEGTRDLLRFNQREYHVSIPVRMDDGSFKVFRGFRVQHNDSRGPAKGGIRFHPMETIDTVRALAMWMTWKCAVVDIPLGGAKGGVICDPHNLSAREQEGICRGWIRQLSRDVGPLNDVPAPDVMTSPQHMLWMLDEFETIRGAKYPGFITGKPVGMGGSLGRTEATGYGVVFNIREALKELNISPADTTASVQGFGNVAQYAVELYTEIWGKVICISCWDQKDQVSYSFKKADGIDLKELKNITDRFGGVDKKKAESLGYEILPGGAWIEQEVDILIPAALENQITMENVGKISDKVKIIAEGANGPTTPGADKEIAKRGIFMIPDLLANAGGVTCSYFEQVQCNMNYFWEKDEVLGKLDTKITNAFNAVNEMAKSRKLYMRDAAYVIAVGRVVEACRERGWI
- a CDS encoding metallophosphoesterase, giving the protein MSEDQNLKCFFVSDLHGKIDRFGKLFDAIKKEHPSVVFIGGDILPHAWSDEFGPEGFINGYLLKELEKLRNDLGKSYPKIFMILGNDDGRSDEATMIEATEKGTIDYIHEKITTCKGRMIFGYSFVPPTPFLLKDWEKYDVSRYVDPGCISPEEGTRSVPEKPDNLKFGTIKADLDRLSGDLELNDAIILFHSPPYQTDLDRAALDGIKVDHAPLDVNVGSIAIKRFIENKQPFLTMHGHIHESARITGSWKCHIGRTLAVSAAHDGPELALVRFDLENIEEISRELV
- a CDS encoding Ig-like domain-containing protein, coding for MRAGNLSQAVFALSLIFLVSLAGCSGSDSGGSNPDPDTTAPYVTGSYPADGATGVSRTGPFWISFSEAMDEESFDGNIIVSGAASFDFYANDNCDTLFFAPYSLLSANTTYGIGIEADVEDLAANPMGAAYDLSFTTNSDVDNTHPQVLSVYPANGATGVSSGEVIVITFTEPIIQFDDWDTPAHIIITPMPEDGYFEFQGNSVFIYHSPFPSETLISVEITSLVEDLSGNNLSLPYYYSFTTIADNVRPYLASASPSNHATGVSTELETMSFTFSEPMYPEFDMPDENVDARIMQLFAGNPEWNEDYSSLEISLANDLLPGCTYWVYFEDVTDMAENLITPNPTYYYFSTAGETSYYPVGDMYTWYFISEYAEPAKVAQAEPDYEMYRRIENYNPSTGYFDDVFKRWDGTIEDKSFLRLDGNTVYHVGREEYDDGVSVMTMIWDDPMPYIKLPVPDHAGESWSVSATLTVESELVMSISGTCEIESGTTTVEAPGMTGVFRQCYVHHLYVTVQNYDEGEPSGTSDVHQITYLCEGVGPVMYTDFSSDPPYEQYDSSIINWYFGSHE